A genomic segment from Borrelia puertoricensis encodes:
- a CDS encoding DUF226 domain-containing protein — protein sequence MSILNKLEKKIENRDRSNNVFSKIERESTRTIYYTKVFKDIFTFGISQKEEGKFFIALRGLFDIDKKGVFHLFSVKEQADDKFLGMFYGFKRLKKPIFLKYKDDVTNLIETSPIYRPYYIEFRFKKGSIFCYIKAIHTLRNKEKFKKNYAQNLLERIIDLEKEVYKFYNTKLPNGGIITRWIRKNQR from the coding sequence ATGAGCATACTGAATAAACTAGAAAAGAAAATAGAGAACAGAGACAGGTCAAATAACGTTTTTTCTAAAATAGAAAGAGAAAGTACTAGAACAATCTATTATACAAAGGTATTTAAAGATATTTTTACTTTTGGAATTAGTCAAAAAGAAGAAGGTAAGTTCTTTATCGCTTTAAGAGGTTTGTTCGATATCGATAAAAAAGGTGTATTTCATTTGTTCAGTGTAAAAGAGCAAGCCGATGATAAATTTTTAGGCATGTTTTACGGATTTAAGAGATTAAAAAAACCAATATTTCTTAAATATAAAGATGATGTTACAAATCTCATTGAGACTTCACCTATATATAGACCTTACTATATAGAATTTAGATTTAAAAAAGGTAGTATCTTTTGTTATATAAAGGCGATTCATACTTTAAGAAATAAAGAAAAATTTAAGAAAAATTATGCTCAAAATCTATTGGAAAGAATTATTGACTTAGAAAAGGAGGTATATAAATTTTACAATACAAAGTTACCAAATGGAGGTATCATAACCAGATGGATAAGAAAAAACCAGAGATAA
- a CDS encoding ParA family protein, which translates to MDKKKPEIISIANIKGGVGKSVLTIIFSYILKDIGKKVLVIDFDPQNSLTSYFFKYVKSLKKNNVYALLKEKSNFSLDKYLSKIHENIYLIPSHPNLHLFNKENTSYKELCLKHRLTKVLPCYNFDYVIIDTPPNLDSLLDNALNITDKLVIPIQVERFSVESLSILMKYIEKISMYIGKDIDISIIENQFMKNRNTFKNIEHSIKNRYGKYIKGKIHFYNKIKVFTNNLQEPSSKEAYYQESLESLKNMLII; encoded by the coding sequence ATGGATAAGAAAAAACCAGAGATAATTAGTATTGCAAATATTAAGGGAGGTGTTGGTAAAAGTGTTTTAACCATTATCTTTAGTTATATCTTAAAAGATATCGGCAAAAAAGTTTTAGTCATAGATTTTGATCCTCAAAATAGTTTAACTAGTTATTTTTTCAAATATGTAAAGAGTTTAAAGAAAAATAATGTTTATGCTCTTTTAAAAGAAAAATCAAATTTTAGTTTGGATAAATATTTGAGTAAAATACATGAAAATATATATCTTATACCTTCTCATCCGAATTTACACCTTTTCAACAAGGAAAATACCTCTTATAAAGAACTTTGTCTAAAACATAGATTAACAAAAGTTTTACCTTGTTATAATTTTGATTATGTAATAATCGATACTCCTCCTAATTTAGATTCACTTTTAGATAATGCTTTGAATATTACAGATAAACTTGTAATACCTATTCAAGTTGAGCGATTTTCAGTTGAAAGTTTGTCTATATTAATGAAATACATCGAAAAAATTTCAATGTATATAGGTAAAGATATTGATATATCTATAATAGAAAATCAATTTATGAAAAATAGAAATACTTTTAAGAATATAGAGCATTCTATTAAAAATAGGTATGGTAAATATATTAAAGGAAAAATTCATTTTTATAACAAAATAAAGGTTTTTACAAATAATTTACAGGAACCTAGTTCTAAGGAGGCTTATTATCAAGAGAGTTTAGAGTCTTTAAAGAATATGTTAATAATCTAA
- a CDS encoding chromosome replication/partitioning protein yields the protein MLKDVIVLNDREEGLMDISEEEEYENYKHALKKSMVNDIENKIQMMEILYNIKNKKLYRIDGYESFNTFIKGFLIAKTQAYLYLKVYEQVLKGKLSIKEIKDRGMIEVYRDIKSKEVSDKKSKQNTIKPLRFQLKKQESYDFYKKNAKFTGFVLDTLFSNDKKYLDKLFKEYSGLSLKKK from the coding sequence ATGTTAAAAGATGTAATTGTTTTAAATGATAGAGAAGAAGGTTTGATGGATATTTCAGAAGAAGAAGAATATGAAAATTATAAACATGCTTTAAAGAAGAGCATGGTTAATGATATTGAAAATAAAATTCAAATGATGGAAATATTGTATAACATAAAAAATAAAAAACTTTATCGTATTGATGGATATGAAAGTTTTAATACCTTTATTAAAGGATTTTTAATCGCAAAAACTCAAGCTTATTTGTATTTAAAAGTATATGAGCAGGTTTTAAAAGGTAAGTTAAGTATAAAAGAGATTAAAGATAGAGGAATGATAGAAGTTTATAGGGATATAAAGTCAAAGGAAGTAAGTGACAAAAAATCAAAACAAAACACGATAAAACCTTTGCGTTTTCAACTTAAAAAACAAGAAAGTTATGATTTTTATAAAAAAAATGCAAAGTTTACAGGTTTTGTATTAGATACTCTTTTTTCAAATGATAAAAAATATTTAGATAAGTTGTTTAAAGAATATTCGGGTTTGTCTCTTAAAAAGAAATAG
- a CDS encoding ERF family protein, which produces MTKTKNQHTKTRMRRAVKKLGKQKIKVTDIRVNNQALVTNENQARVNFLKSLYILRMNLSGVAKNLNGYGYKYQNFNEIIREIKNVIKSNNLDIDFLQYPTFKVVGNNTINVITTTFYSPSSGYCESFDTPIYSEEFSSLGAKNQNTLSQLVGSCITYHKRYALVAYLSIESEVDTDASSLLPELENNRERVKVIAKNNDGNTQVNISGNNVEDKNTVHTDQSKSKSNVETNKFKYYRNLLIAARNMHKFVLNKPFNSLEEINSYLKSIQVGDDSSILEYFNKNKTLKSIQYWCNLIKEYFSKSSRDPEKLEKFDIFLAFDLHKLGNSPLKLFGHLSTDKEFDCLFRTA; this is translated from the coding sequence ATGACAAAAACTAAAAATCAACATACAAAAACTAGAATGCGCAGAGCAGTTAAGAAACTGGGTAAACAAAAGATAAAAGTCACAGATATAAGAGTAAATAATCAAGCTTTAGTAACCAATGAGAATCAAGCAAGGGTAAACTTTCTAAAATCTCTATATATTCTACGTATGAATTTAAGTGGTGTAGCTAAGAATCTTAATGGATATGGGTATAAATATCAAAATTTCAATGAGATAATCAGAGAGATAAAGAATGTTATAAAGAGTAACAATTTAGATATTGATTTCCTGCAATATCCAACATTTAAAGTTGTAGGAAATAATACAATTAATGTTATTACAACAACATTTTATAGTCCAAGTAGTGGCTACTGTGAGTCATTTGATACGCCTATTTACAGCGAAGAATTTTCTTCTCTAGGCGCCAAGAATCAAAATACTTTATCTCAACTTGTAGGTTCATGCATAACATATCATAAAAGATATGCTCTTGTAGCATACCTATCAATAGAGAGTGAAGTTGACACTGATGCTAGTTCATTATTACCCGAGCTAGAAAATAATAGAGAGAGAGTTAAAGTTATTGCCAAAAACAATGATGGGAATACACAAGTAAATATATCAGGAAATAATGTAGAGGATAAAAACACTGTTCATACTGACCAATCTAAATCTAAGAGCAATGTAGAGACAAATAAATTTAAGTATTATAGAAATCTACTCATAGCAGCACGTAACATGCATAAATTTGTTCTTAATAAACCATTTAACAGTTTAGAAGAGATAAATTCATATCTTAAATCTATTCAGGTTGGAGATGATTCGAGTATACTTGAATACTTTAATAAAAATAAAACATTAAAGAGTATACAGTATTGGTGTAATTTGATAAAAGAGTATTTTAGTAAGAGTAGTAGAGACCCAGAAAAATTAGAAAAGTTTGATATATTTTTAGCTTTTGATTTACATAAGCTTGGTAATAGTCCACTGAAATTATTTGGGCACTTATCTACTGATAAGGAATTTGATTGTTTGTTTAGAACTGCATAA
- a CDS encoding BBA14 family lipoprotein: MNRLFKVVLFFIISILISCTTIASLTKEPTMPDDSNLESISKYESELSKYVLYLQGFLVDAKTKVKNENFPKFSFFDASKLKSEHTIKALNFNISLLKKYISQTKPIAEDVYKRYTKLK, translated from the coding sequence ATGAATAGACTATTTAAAGTTGTTCTTTTCTTTATTATTTCTATACTAATTAGTTGCACAACTATTGCTTCCTTAACTAAAGAACCAACTATGCCAGATGATTCTAATTTAGAATCAATAAGTAAATATGAATCTGAACTCTCAAAATACGTACTTTATTTACAAGGATTTTTAGTTGATGCTAAGACAAAGGTAAAGAATGAAAATTTTCCCAAATTTTCTTTTTTTGATGCAAGCAAATTAAAATCAGAACATACAATCAAAGCATTAAACTTTAATATCTCCCTACTAAAAAAATATATCTCTCAAACAAAACCTATTGCTGAAGATGTATATAAGAGATATACAAAATTAAAGTAA
- a CDS encoding BlyB family putative holin accessory protein, with product MNLTTAKLSIDILNKFTELLKQDSNNNTQKYINIFSRVINYFYSMYRDNLIKREQAESMKILSQFDDILRINLEIIDSSNEHLSKENAKHIASLRLKRNKLMHAYINKLKEEDRNNE from the coding sequence TTGAATTTAACTACTGCAAAATTAAGTATAGATATACTAAACAAATTTACAGAACTGCTAAAGCAAGACTCAAATAACAACACACAAAAATACATTAATATCTTTAGCAGAGTAATAAATTACTTTTATTCTATGTACAGGGATAATTTAATTAAAAGGGAACAAGCTGAAAGCATGAAAATACTCTCACAATTTGATGACATCTTAAGAATTAATTTAGAGATAATAGATAGCTCTAATGAACATTTAAGTAAAGAGAATGCAAAACACATTGCTTCACTACGTTTAAAGAGAAATAAGCTTATGCATGCTTATATTAATAAGCTTAAAGAAGAGGACAGAAATAATGAATAG
- a CDS encoding BlyB family putative holin accessory protein yields the protein MTLDISSLNTALNAIETLFSTLSNFEDGSFNVNAHKIFMLLNEVYTEYRIIFTKNMERLENALTPQIQEALTPINNKIQEFIEKVNNNPENMRLPKWEGIKESYSKGL from the coding sequence ATGACTCTTGACATTAGTTCATTAAATACTGCTTTAAATGCAATAGAAACATTATTTAGTACACTGTCTAATTTTGAAGATGGCTCTTTTAACGTGAATGCTCATAAAATATTTATGCTACTTAATGAAGTTTACACAGAATACAGAATTATTTTCACTAAAAACATGGAAAGATTAGAGAATGCATTAACTCCCCAAATCCAAGAAGCATTAACTCCTATTAATAATAAAATACAAGAATTTATAGAAAAGGTTAATAATAATCCTGAAAACATGAGATTGCCAAAATGGGAAGGAATAAAAGAATCATATTCAAAGGGGTTATAA
- a CDS encoding BlyA family holin, whose protein sequence is MDHFTLTKLSEISELLININEIKLIVIATFILGIGLIFKPVIKDIISLLATKFKRKHKGKD, encoded by the coding sequence ATGGATCATTTCACTTTAACTAAATTGTCTGAAATATCAGAACTTTTAATTAATATCAATGAAATTAAATTAATTGTCATTGCCACTTTTATTTTAGGTATAGGACTTATCTTTAAACCGGTAATTAAAGATATCATAAGTTTATTAGCAACTAAATTTAAAAGAAAGCATAAAGGAAAGGATTAA
- a CDS encoding DUF685 domain-containing protein, translated as MSTDERLLMDENEFIQIKDLNRVNDIKNSDLLLLDDGVASCNAITYENFLQKTKDKTFKGEGLSYFKEVIKDIIATELAENSEFTDKLYSKLLSKLMNNDSSYKSNLSSYIRSDLTSNMSSYSHFSSSDKFVTISSYNSLQKTTIPEYLTGIPSSFSSSRTSTTSTRIYESSLRDRAYRLNMTQNTSSQDVTLVFYKFEDGKPIYLDVYVDIEINSYHDVTKRVYLQYTDESSRSIVYERIGKNLRLNDYSPLFRGWYMQKRSYTSGTVPSLVKL; from the coding sequence TTGTCAACAGATGAGAGACTTTTAATGGACGAGAATGAATTTATACAAATTAAAGATTTAAATAGGGTAAATGATATAAAAAATAGTGATTTACTTTTATTAGATGATGGTGTTGCAAGTTGTAATGCAATTACTTATGAAAACTTCCTTCAAAAGACTAAAGATAAAACGTTTAAAGGAGAAGGATTATCTTATTTTAAGGAAGTAATTAAAGACATAATTGCAACAGAACTTGCTGAGAATAGTGAATTTACAGATAAACTTTACTCTAAACTACTAAGCAAACTTATGAATAATGACTCAAGTTATAAGAGTAATTTATCTAGCTATATCAGAAGTGATCTTACAAGTAATATGAGTTCTTATTCGCATTTCTCTAGTTCAGACAAATTTGTTACTATATCAAGTTATAACTCGCTACAAAAAACTACAATACCAGAATATTTAACAGGCATTCCTTCAAGTTTTAGCTCATCAAGAACATCAACTACAAGTACGCGCATTTATGAATCTTCTCTTAGAGATAGGGCTTATAGACTTAATATGACACAAAACACATCAAGTCAAGATGTTACACTTGTTTTTTATAAATTTGAAGATGGTAAACCCATTTATCTAGATGTTTATGTTGATATTGAAATCAATAGTTATCATGATGTTACAAAAAGAGTATATCTTCAATACACTGATGAATCAAGTAGATCAATTGTATATGAGAGAATAGGAAAAAATCTAAGATTAAATGATTATTCTCCTCTATTTAGAGGGTGGTATATGCAAAAACGTTCATATACAAGTGGTACAGTCCCCTCTTTAGTAAAGTTATAA
- a CDS encoding DUF735 family protein: MSIPGFLHKTQIEKFIRSELDYANKILAEIKSLNSNFSGIIASNYLSSHFIAVWLSNVFKTFHYKSRPLKELASNIDSVIFALRHIGTDESFIRLFKAFLNVDIEITTPEAGVISIKLLGSIKTNFISYITPSTAVGVKPKRIRLRQSKQGYEDKYKTLAFNFIPKGYSHSIYAFIKGMIPIGRKLKIIDNQNIEVVSFN, from the coding sequence TTGAGCATACCAGGTTTTCTTCATAAAACACAAATAGAAAAATTTATACGTTCAGAATTAGATTATGCAAATAAAATACTTGCTGAAATTAAGAGCTTAAATTCTAATTTCTCTGGTATTATTGCTAGTAACTATCTATCTTCTCATTTTATTGCTGTCTGGTTATCAAACGTATTTAAAACTTTTCACTATAAAAGTCGCCCATTAAAAGAGCTTGCAAGCAATATTGACAGCGTCATTTTTGCTTTAAGACATATTGGTACTGATGAGTCATTTATTAGATTATTTAAAGCTTTTCTTAATGTTGATATTGAAATTACAACACCAGAAGCTGGAGTTATTAGTATTAAATTACTTGGAAGTATAAAAACTAATTTTATATCATATATTACTCCTAGTACTGCTGTTGGAGTAAAACCCAAACGTATACGCTTACGTCAATCAAAACAAGGATACGAAGATAAATATAAAACACTAGCATTCAATTTTATTCCTAAAGGATATTCTCATTCAATTTATGCTTTTATTAAAGGCATGATTCCTATAGGAAGAAAACTTAAAATTATTGACAATCAAAATATAGAAGTTGTTTCTTTTAACTAA
- a CDS encoding DUF276 domain-containing protein (DUF276 is restricted to Borreliella and related spirochetes.), producing the protein MSIAFDNNFGILKQNISQIINTKREYLKQTHGIVIKDDPSSIYNIIAASLATVEEQIINELNLFMDKLKPQGEYWKAIESHISVKSTTHEALRNAILNLPDVKYVNIVSTAGKANIYLIVNDTILNDSKNTIKDSTFKANLWEVLYSTIPSGTILEGDIDIDGINSHNQVKSYKVSLGKTKYIYLKVKYKLDLKNHIYLNIDMQIREIYRRIINNNYSDMGISFEYQDFTAPVNEIKGIQGLKINACIQDNAETSISNISTSDFKENQDIEISPSEILNFSLTDRLLIDIQT; encoded by the coding sequence ATGAGTATTGCTTTTGATAATAATTTCGGCATTCTAAAACAAAATATCTCACAAATAATTAACACAAAGAGAGAATATTTAAAACAAACACATGGTATTGTGATAAAAGATGACCCATCATCCATTTACAACATCATAGCTGCTTCTCTTGCTACAGTTGAGGAACAAATAATTAATGAACTTAACCTTTTTATGGATAAACTTAAACCACAAGGTGAGTATTGGAAGGCTATAGAGTCTCATATAAGTGTTAAAAGCACCACTCATGAAGCATTAAGAAATGCTATACTGAACTTACCAGATGTAAAATACGTTAACATTGTAAGCACAGCAGGAAAAGCTAATATTTATCTTATTGTTAATGATACCATCTTAAACGACTCTAAGAACACAATTAAAGATTCTACATTCAAAGCAAACCTTTGGGAAGTACTTTATAGCACTATTCCTAGTGGAACTATCTTAGAAGGTGATATTGATATTGATGGAATAAATAGCCACAATCAAGTTAAATCTTATAAAGTTTCTCTAGGAAAGACTAAATATATCTATCTTAAAGTAAAATACAAACTTGACCTTAAAAATCACATTTATCTCAATATCGACATGCAAATAAGAGAAATATACAGGAGAATTATCAATAATAATTACTCTGACATGGGAATTAGTTTTGAATATCAAGATTTTACTGCTCCGGTTAATGAGATAAAAGGCATTCAAGGACTTAAAATTAATGCCTGCATTCAAGACAATGCTGAGACAAGTATAAGTAACATTAGCACAAGTGATTTTAAAGAGAATCAAGATATTGAAATCAGTCCATCAGAAATACTTAACTTCAGTCTCACTGATAGATTACTTATTGATATTCAAACTTAA
- a CDS encoding DUF777 family protein produces the protein MNFNYEIYRMNQSMSGSALTQEESKEWIANNICISKIGIIKSFNSDTQEGIVDIEEYKGLEIHTRNISNISLSLHKDDRVVLLQSNINLFNTDDNIYFDKHHFYILSAIDPKYLKIYAKHKLDIRNEITSLKDILEAIVNAINNLRIIGNSSIDYSSLSYYTSKINSKINNLFN, from the coding sequence ATGAACTTTAATTATGAAATTTATAGAATGAATCAGAGCATGTCTGGTTCTGCTTTAACTCAAGAAGAGAGCAAAGAATGGATAGCTAACAATATATGCATATCAAAAATAGGAATTATAAAATCATTTAACAGCGATACTCAAGAAGGTATTGTAGACATTGAAGAATATAAAGGACTTGAGATTCACACTCGTAATATATCGAATATTAGTCTAAGTCTTCACAAAGATGACAGAGTAGTACTTCTTCAATCAAACATTAATCTATTTAATACAGATGACAATATATATTTTGATAAACATCATTTTTATATATTAAGTGCAATTGACCCTAAGTATCTTAAAATATATGCTAAACATAAGTTGGATATACGTAATGAGATAACTAGTCTTAAAGACATCTTAGAGGCAATAGTAAATGCTATTAATAACTTAAGAATTATAGGAAATTCAAGCATTGATTACTCTTCTCTCTCTTACTATACATCAAAAATAAATAGCAAAATTAATAATTTATTTAATTAG
- a CDS encoding DUF693 family protein: MILLKYDFKIEFYSTTSSNKNITGDATPESSPKIIINTQHGIYVDISISNVYSSYNFVRAKQAKLVLWNLHLDFNNHIHEGDIVKIYYKKFAHEDSFTFIMAGYLGVPMSSDYPSGDFSIELELHLASKSNFFNRELETKQFKGMTVEDAINFAFPGRNIINMSTNDRLKIIEEHIYARTPKEFIEKLSKKYIQNVIADVGNGVDLVECNLIFTNHQLTGPDAHYESLEDYGLEFIPKQEITIGTTLNIRLIYWRAKLTYTHKLKVGDRVSFRDSLGNIIKSTICETNASLSNSGECSLTLKLYDDINHLKIKERI; the protein is encoded by the coding sequence GTGATATTACTTAAATATGATTTTAAGATTGAATTTTACTCTACTACTAGCTCAAATAAAAATATTACTGGTGATGCAACACCAGAATCTTCTCCTAAAATCATTATCAACACACAACATGGCATTTATGTTGATATCTCAATATCTAATGTTTATTCAAGTTACAATTTTGTAAGGGCAAAACAAGCCAAACTTGTTCTTTGGAATTTACACCTCGATTTCAACAATCATATACATGAAGGAGATATTGTAAAGATATACTATAAAAAATTTGCTCATGAAGACTCATTTACATTCATTATGGCAGGTTATCTGGGAGTCCCAATGAGCAGTGACTATCCTAGTGGTGATTTTAGCATAGAGCTTGAACTTCATTTAGCATCAAAGAGTAATTTCTTTAACCGAGAACTTGAAACAAAACAATTTAAAGGAATGACGGTTGAGGACGCTATAAACTTTGCCTTTCCGGGTAGAAATATAATCAATATGAGCACTAATGACAGACTTAAAATCATAGAAGAGCATATTTATGCTAGAACTCCAAAAGAATTTATAGAAAAATTATCTAAAAAATATATACAAAATGTTATTGCTGATGTTGGTAATGGAGTTGATTTGGTTGAATGTAATCTCATATTCACAAATCATCAATTAACCGGTCCTGATGCTCATTATGAATCACTTGAAGATTATGGTCTTGAATTTATCCCAAAGCAAGAAATTACTATAGGCACTACTCTTAATATAAGACTTATATATTGGAGAGCAAAGCTTACTTATACTCATAAATTAAAAGTTGGTGACAGAGTATCATTTAGAGATTCTTTGGGGAATATAATAAAGAGCACGATTTGTGAAACTAATGCTTCTCTAAGCAATTCTGGTGAATGTTCACTTACCTTAAAGCTTTATGATGACATTAATCACCTAAAAATAAAGGAGAGGATATGA